In Gadus macrocephalus chromosome 4, ASM3116895v1, the following proteins share a genomic window:
- the LOC132455399 gene encoding actin-related protein 3-like — protein sequence MAGRLPACVVDCGTGYTKIGYAGNTEPQFIIPSCIAIKESAKVGDQAQRRMMKGVDDLDFFIGDEAIEKPSYSTKWPIRHGIVEDWDLMERYMEQVIFKYLRAEPEDHYFLLTEPPLNTPENREYTAEIMFESFNVPGLYIAVQAVLALAASWTSRQVGERTLTGTVIDSGDGVTHVIPVAEGYVIGSCIKHIPIAGRDITYFTQQLLRDREVGIPPEQSLETAKAVKERYSYVCPDVVKEFNKYDTDGSKWIKQYTGINAITKKEFTIDVGYERFLGPEIFFHPEFANPDFTQPISEVVDEVIQNCPIDVRRPLYKNVVLSGGSTMFRDFGRRLQRDLKRSVDMRLKISEELSGGKIKPKPIDVQVVTHHMQRYAVWFGGSMLASTPEFYQVCHTKKDYEEIGPSICRHNPVFGVMS from the exons ATGGCTGGTCGATTACCGGCGTGTGTTGTGGACTGTGGAACGGG ATACACAAAGATCGGCTATGCAGGAAACACGGAACCCCAGTTCATCATACCGTCAT GTATCGCCATCAAAGAGTCTGCTAAAGTGGGGGACCAGGCCCAGCGGAGGATGATGAAGGGGGTGGACGACCTGGACTTCTTCATCGGCGACGAGGCCATCGAGAAACCGTCGTACTCCACGAAG TGGCCAATCCGCCACGGCATCGTGGAGGACTGGGACCTGATGGAGCGCTACATGGAGCAGGTCATCTTCAAGTATCTGCGGGCGGAGCCTGAAGACCACTACTTCCTCCTG acagaGCCTCCTCTGAACACCCCAGAGAACAGGGAGTACACGGCAGAGATCATGTTCGAGTCCTTCAACGTGCCGGGCCTCTACATCGCTGTGCAG GCTGTTCTGGCGCTGGCTGCTTCCTGGACGTCCAGGCAGGTCGGGGAGAGGACGCTCACCGGGACCGTGATTGACAGTGGCGATGGAGTCACCCACGTCATCCCTGTG GCCGAGGGCTACGTGATTGGCAGCTGTATAAAGCACATCCCCATCGCTGGCCGCGACATTACCTACTTCACCCAGCAGCTCCTGAGGGACCGGGAGGTGGGGATCCCCCCGGAGCAGTCCCTGGAGACCGCCAAGGCAGTGAAG GAACGCTACAGCTACGTGTGTCCCGACGTGGTGAAGGAGTTCAACAAGTACGACACGGACGGCTCCAAGTGGATCAAGCAGTACACGGGCATCAACGCCATCACCAAGAAGGAGTTCACCATCGACGTGGGCTACGAGCGCTTCCTGGGGCCAGAGATCTTCTTCCACCCCGAA TTTGCGAACCCCGACTTCACCCAGCCTATCTCGGAGGTGGTGGATGAGGTCATCCAGAACTGTCCCATTGACGTCCGACGCCCGCTCTACAAG AACGTGGTTCTGTCCGGGGGATCCACCATGTTCCGGGACTTTGGCCGACGTCTCCAGCGGGACCTGAAGAGATCCGTGGACATGCGCCTCAAGATCAGCGAGGAGCTGAGCGGGGGAAAGATTAAG CCCAAGCCCATCGACGTGCAGGTGGTCACTCATCACATGCAGAGATACGCCGTGTGGTTCGGTGGCTCCATGCTCGCTTCTACC CCTGAGTTTTACCAAGTGTGCCACACCAAGAAGGACTACGAGGAGATCGGGCCCAGCATTTGCCGCCACAACCCCGTGTTCGGAGTGATGTCATAG
- the LOC132455412 gene encoding transmembrane protein 182-like, with the protein MTDGSSGLAVDRAKVLLFLAAFFQAVSVLALLACGGSGYWLLAWQSCGDGGDRGTRSSWLRQSDPGHHGATGSQAMDSVTFFHEGLFSRCSIQTRSQTFSLWDIWTGSQSPIKVCESAFLFPFPVYESPGRPLVDTGDFPPQPSEPDSVIVFRTFWSSFLVLGVVSVVIGGLVVLCAAPLSNHKLYKVGGAFQLSGGLSLMLVLLMFLAWYHELCVLEQYARRRRATVCPAFHLTVELGPSFLLAPVAVFFSVLAGLLFILIGRDTKSAGLKEVCSPPL; encoded by the exons ATGACCGACGGGAGTTCAGGCTTGGCGGTGGACCGGGCGAAggtgctcctcttcctcgctgCATTCTTCCAGGCGGTCAGCGTGCTGGCTCTGCTGGCGTGCGGCGGGAGCGGCTACTGGCTGCTGGCCTGGCAGTCCTGCGGCGACGGCGGCGACCGGGGCACACGGTCGTCATGGTTACGCCAGAGTGACCCGGGTCATCACGGGGCCACCGGAAGCCAG gCGATGGACAGTGTCACGTTCTTCCACGAGGGTCTGTTCAGTCGCTGCTCCATTCAAACCCGCTCCCAAACCTTCTCTCTGTGGGACATCTGGACCG GGAGTCAGTCGCCGATCAAGGTGTGTGAGAGCGCCTTCCTCTTCCCGTTCCCCGTCTACGAGTCGCCGGGGCGCCCCCTAGTGGACACAGGCGATTTCCCGCCTCAGCCCTCTGAACCTGACTCCGTCATTG TCTTTAGGACATTCTGGAGCAGCTTCCTGGTGTTGGGCGTGGTCTCTGTCGTTATTGGTGGACTGGTGGTCCTTTGTGCTGCCCCGCTGTCCAATCACAAGCTGTATAAAGTTGGCGGGGCTTTTCAGCTCTCCGGAG GCCTGAGCCTGATGCTGGTGCTGCTGATGTTCCTGGCGTGGTACCATGAGCTCTGCGTTCTGGAACAATACGCCCGTAGGCGGAGAGCGACCGTCTGCCCCGCCTTCCACCTAACCGTGGAGCTGGGTCCTTCCTTCCTATTGGCTCCCGTCGCCGTGTTCTTCAGCGTTCTTGCGGGACTGCTCTTCATCCTGATTGGCCGGGACACAAAATCCGCCGGATTAAAAGAAGTATGCTCTCCACCGCTTTAG